A single window of Mustela erminea isolate mMusErm1 chromosome 4, mMusErm1.Pri, whole genome shotgun sequence DNA harbors:
- the ZNF451 gene encoding LOW QUALITY PROTEIN: E3 SUMO-protein ligase ZNF451 (The sequence of the model RefSeq protein was modified relative to this genomic sequence to represent the inferred CDS: inserted 9 bases in 6 codons; deleted 2 bases in 2 codons) yields MGDPGSEMIESVPPAGPEASEATTDENEDDIQFVSEGPLRPVLEYIDLVSSDDEEPSTSYSDDVKHEDYIDHQKDKVALTLARLARHVEVEKQQKEEKNRAFREKIDFQHAHGLQELEFIRGHSDTEAARLCVDQWLKMPGLKTGTINSGTKSSFRRGGQMRVSGKPILCPIMHCNKEFDNGHLLLGHLKRFDHSPCDPTITLHGPFINSFACVVCYKNFVTQQQYRDHLFAKEAADDEHXNSLLPQIIQCFACPXCFLLFSSKDGCLKHLSGKNHFHQNFKLGDDQGIAHPILFPSFAKKLLISLCKDVPFQVKCVACHQTLRSHMELTAHFRVRCRNAGPVAVAEKSIAQVAEKFLLRGYCPNCNQVFMDETSTQNHKQNSGHKVRVITSMEESVLLYCHSSEGNKPSDLHLLLDHSKFSSLKRTMSIQESSSQDCTTVPKKKMNLEGRSHEGMVCVQKEKSVVKTWFCECHQQFPSEDAVEKHVFSANTMCYKCVVCGKVCEDSGVIRLHMSRIHGGAHLNNFLFWCRTCKKELTRKETIMAHVTEFHNGHRYFYETDEVEGETLPSSSATMVSNVTAKNPSSTITIIDHSPANSPPRGKWQCRICEDMFDSQECVKQHCMSLASHQFHRYSCAHCKKTFHKVETLYRHCQDEHNNEIKVKYFCGFVILXLNVEEAFLSHYKEHHSIDYVFLPEKLKLRLXTENDFPVIETSNLLTCGCRDSYICKVNRKEDYSRCLQTMLDKGKLWFRCSLCSATAQSVADINTHIHQVHREENSEEEEEQQFVIKCGTCTKAFHDPESAQQHFHRKHCFLRKPSVAHFGSEKTSLYKFAASTSRTERKLKQTVSYPKNSDMEKGAENDLSCQTIDEEVVELPDLXYLRTMTHIVFVXFDNWSNFFGHLPGHLNQGTFIWGFQGGNTNWKPPHNCKIYNYLNRIGCFFLHPRCSKRKDAADFAICMHAGRLDEQLPKQIPFTILSGDQGFLELENQFKKTQRPAHILNPHHLEGDMMCALLNSISDTTKECDSDDNLGIKNTSIEEELRSTEDVELEEAIRRSLEEM; encoded by the exons gaTGTTAAGCATGAAGACTATATTGACCATCAGAAGGATAAAGTTGCTTTAACTCTGGCTCGTCTAGCCCGCCATGTTGAAGTGGAGAAAcagcaaaaggaagagaagaatagaGCATTCAGG GAAAAAATCGATTTTCAGCATGCTCATGGGTTACAAGAATTGGAATTTATTCGAGGACATTCTGATACAGAAGCAGCAAGACTGTGTGTGGACCAGTGGCTAAAAATGCCAG GACTCAAAACAGGAACAATTAATTCTGGAACAAAAAGTTCATTCCGAAGAGGAGGCCAAATGCGGGTGTCTGGAAAACCAATTTTATGTCCCATAATGCACTGTAACAAGGAATTTGATAATGGGCACCTTCTCTTAGGACATTTGAAAAG GTTTGATCACTCTCCATGTGATCCAACAATTACATTACATGGACCATTCATCAATTCCTTTGCTTGTGTAGTATGTTACAAAAATTTTGTTACTCAACAGCAATATAGGGATCACCTCTTTGCTAAG GAAGCTGCAGATGATGAAC AAAACAGCCTTCTTCCTCAGATTATTCAGTGTTTCGCGTGTC ATTGCTTCCTTCTTTTTAGCAGCAAGGATGGGTGTTTGAAGCAT TTGTCTGGAAAGAATCATTTCCATCAGAATTTTAAACTAGGTG atGACCAAGGAATAGCACATCCAATATTATTTCCATCTTTTGCAAAGaaacttctgatctctctgtgcAAAGATGTCCCATTTCAAGTTAAGTGTGTGGCCTGCCACCAGACACTACGTTCCCACATGGAGCTCACTGCCCATTTCAG AGTTCGTTGTCGAAATGCTGGTCCTGTAGCTGTAGCTGAGAAGAGCATTGCCCAAGTTGCAGAAAAATTCCTATTACGAGGTTACTGTCCAAATTGCAACCAAGTCTTTATGGATGAAACCAGTACCCAAAATCACAAGCAGAATTCAGGGCACAAAGTCCGAGTAATTACCTCAATGGAAGAATCAGTCTTACTTTATTGCCACAGCAGTGAAGGGAACAAACCTTCTGACTTGCATCTATTGCTAGATCATTCAAAATTTTCATCACTTAAAAGAACTATGTCTATTCAAGAATCAAGTTCACAAGATTGTACCACCGTTCcaaaaaagaagatgaatttaGAAGGTAGAAGCCATGAAGGTATGGTTTGTGTTCAGAAAGAAAAGTCAGTTGTAAAAACTTGGTTTTGTGAATGTCATCAACAATTCCCAAGTGAAGATGCAGTGGAAAAGCATGTTTTCTCAGCAAACACAATGTGTTATAAGTGCGTGGTCTGTGGAAAGGTG TGTGAAGATTCAGGGGTCATCCGTTTACATATGAGCCGGATTCATGGAGGGGCACatttaaataactttcttttctggTGTCGGACATGCAAAAAGGAGTTAACAAGAAAAGAGACTATCATGGCACATGTGACTGAATTTCATAATGGACACAGATATTTTTACGAGACTGATGAAGTAGAAGGTGAAACTTTGCCATCATCTTCTGCAACAATGGTGAGTAATGTGACTGCTAAGAATCCTTCTTCAACTATTACTATTATTGATCATTCTCCAGCAAACAGTCCTCCAAGGGGTAAATGGCAATGCCGAATTTGTGAAGATATGTTTGATTCCCAAGAATGTGTAAAACAGCATTGCATGTCTTTAGCAAGTCACCAGTTTCATAGATATAGCTGTGCCCATTGCAAAAAGACTTTTCACAAGGTAGAAACACTATACCGCCATTGCCAAGATGAAcataacaatgaaataaaggTTAAGTACTTTTGTGGCTTTGTGATCTT TCTTAATGTGGAAGAAGCATTTTTAAGTCATTATAAGGAGCACCACAGCATAGATTATGTGTTTCTGCCTGAAAAGCTGAAACTTCGATT AACTGAGAATGATTTTCCAGTAATAGAGACCAGTAACTTGTTAACCTGTGGTTGCCGTGACAGTTACATCTGTAAAGTGAACAGAAAGGAGGATTATAGTAGATGTCTCCAAACCATGTTGGATAAAGGTAAACTGTGGTTTCGCTGCAGCTTGTGTTCAGCAACAGCACAGAGCGTAGCTGATATTAATACTCATATCCATCAAgtgcacagagaagaaaacagtgaggaggaagaggagcaacAGTTTGTGATCAAGTGTGGCACCTGCACTAAAgcatttcatgatcctgagagtGCTCAGCAGCACTTCCATAGAAAACATTGCTTTTTACGGAAACCCAGTGTGGCTCACTTTGGATCTGAGAAAACAAGCCTGTACAAGTTTGCTGCCAGTACCTCACGTAcagagaggaaactgaaacaGACAGTAAGCTATCCAAAAAACTCAGACATGGAGAAAGGAGCTGAGAATGACCTAAGCTGTCAGACTATAG ATGAAGAAGTCGTTGAGCTTCCAGATTT GTATCTGCGAACCATGACTCATATAGTCTTTG GATTTGATAACTGGTCAAACTTTTTTGGTCATCTACCAGGGCATCTTAACCAAGGAACATTTATTTGGGGTTTTCAAG gAGGAAACACCAATTGGAAGCCTCCACACAACTGTAAGATCTATAATTACCTGAATAGGATTGGATGCTTCTTCCTTCATCCTCGTTGtagtaaaagaaaagatgctGCTGATTTTGCCATCTGTATGCAT GCTGGCCGTCTAGATGAACAACTACCCAAGCAAATCCCTTTCACCATCCTCTCAGGAGATCAAGGTTTTCTGGAGCTAGAGAATCAATTTAAGAAGACCCAGAGGCCAGCACATATACTAAACCCTCACCATTTAGAGGGAGATATGATGTGTGCCTTGTTAAATAGCATATCTGATACCACCAAAG